A genomic region of Macaca thibetana thibetana isolate TM-01 chromosome 14, ASM2454274v1, whole genome shotgun sequence contains the following coding sequences:
- the LOC126936443 gene encoding uncharacterized protein LOC126936443, whose translation MNRTLKETLTKLTMETGANWVVLLPYALFRARNTPYRLGLTPYEIMYGRPPPLVPSLKDDLLKPETENVSELLFSLQALQKIHQEIWPRLRELYKAGPPPMPHPFQPGDWVLVKRHRQETLQPRWKGPLQVLLTTPTALKVEGIASWIHYTHVKPVDPTSDLLGLSGAPVTWTIQSTPGGHRPNMGQSTTMPVVAGLVATCTCGGV comes from the exons atgaatcggactctaaaggagaccttaactaaattgaccatggagactggcgctaattgggtagtacttctcccctacgctctgttccgggcccgaaacaccccttacagactgggcctcacaccatatgaaatcatgtatggcagacccccacccctggtccccagtctaaaagatgacttactcaaacctgaaactgaaaatgtctctgagctcttgttctccttacaagccttacagaaaattcaccaggaaatttggcccagactacgagaactgtacaAAGCAGGACCTCCGCCGATGCCCcatccgttccagccgggagactgggtcctagtcaagcgccaccggcaagaaactcttcaacccaggtggaaaggaccactgcaagtactcctgactactcccactGCTCtcaaggtagaaggcatcgcttcgtggatccactacacacacgtcaaaccagtggacccaacatccgaccttctcgGGCTGTCTGGAGCACCagttacatggact ATCCAGAGCACTCCCGGTGGACATCGCCCCAACATGGGGCAGTCTACTACGATGCCAGTAGTAGCTGGCCTAGTAGCCACCTGTACCTGTGGTGGAGTTtag